The following are from one region of the Populus trichocarpa isolate Nisqually-1 chromosome 8, P.trichocarpa_v4.1, whole genome shotgun sequence genome:
- the LOC7494771 gene encoding 60S ribosomal protein L17-2 produces MVKYSREPDNPTKSCKARGGDLRVHFKNTRETAFALRKLPLAKAKRYLEDVLAHKQAIPFRRFCGGVGRTAQAKNRHSNGQGRWPAKSARFILDLLKNAESNAELKGLDVDALYISHIQVNQAQKQRRRTYRAHGRINPYMSSPCHIELVLSEKEEPVKKEPETQIATSKSKKSQASS; encoded by the exons ATG gtGAAGTACTCTAGGGAGCCTGATAATCCCACTAAGT CCTGCAAAGCAAGGGGCGGTGACCTCAGAGTTCATTTTAAG AATACAAGGGAGACAGCTTTTGCTTTGAGGAAGTTGCCTTTGGCCAAGGCCAAGAGGTACCTGGAAGATGTCCTGGCTCACAAGCAGGCCATTCCATTCCGACGTTTCTGTGGTGGAGTTGGGCGAACTGCTCAAGCAAAGAACAGGCACTCAAACGGACAAGGACGCTGGCCTGCCAAGTCTGCAAGGTTCATCCTGGACTTGCTCAAGAATGCTGAGAGCAACGCTGAG CTCAAGGGTTTGGATGTGGATGCACTCTACATATCTCACATCCAGGTGAATCAGGCACAGAAGCAGAGGCGTCGTACATATAGGGCACATGGAAGAATTAATC CTTACATGTCCAGCCCGTGCCACATTGAGTTGGTTTTGTCTGAGAAGGAAGAGCCAGTTAAGAAAGAG CCTGAGACCCAGATAGCAACCAGCAAGTCAAAGAAGTCGCAAGCTTCTTCTTGA
- the LOC7494772 gene encoding signal peptidase complex subunit 1 isoform X4: MSLIPRFPKHLDEDIPSVKKERNYIILLIYKIKSSLVSLFRNFADPILFQTSSPSRFRDLFTSPMDWQGQKLAELWMQVLLIVFAVVAFATGYIMGSFRTMMLIYAGGVVFTSLVTVPNWPFFNRHPLKWLDPSEAEKHPKPQQQVVASKDKKKSSKNRMMSYAFCLVRQAM, encoded by the exons ATGAGTCTGATCCCAAGGTTTCCAAAACATCTTGACGAAGACATTCCATCCGTCAAAAAAGAACGGAATTACATCATACtactaatatataaaataaaatcttcactTGTATCACTTTTTCGTAATTTTGCAGATCCGATCCTCTTTCAGACATCCTCTCCCTCTCGCTTTCGGGATCTCTTCACATCCCCA ATGGATTGGCAAGGGCAGAAACTAGCGGAGCTATGGATGCAGGTACTGCTGATAGTTTTCGCTGTGGTGGCCTTCGCTACCGGTTATATCATGGGATCGTTTCGAACAATGATGCTAATTTACGCCGGTGGAGTGGTTTTCACCTCACTTGTTACTGTCCCTAATTGGCCTTTCTTCAATCGCCATCCTCTCAAGTGGTTGGACCCAAGCGAAGCCGAGAAGCACCCTAAGCCACAGCAGCAGGTTGTGGCTTCCAAGGACAAGAAGAAATCGTCCAAGAA TAGGATGATGTCATATGCCTTCTGTCTGGTCCGGCAGGCTATGTAA
- the LOC7494772 gene encoding signal peptidase complex subunit 1 isoform X8, protein MSLIPRFPKHLDEDIPSVKKERNYIILLIYKIKSSLVSLFRNFADPILFQTSSPSRFRDLFTSPMDWQGQKLAELWMQVLLIVFAVVAFATGYIMGSFRTMMLIYAGGVVFTSLVTVPNWPFFNRHPLKWLDPSEAEKHPKPQQQVVASKDKKKSSKN, encoded by the exons ATGAGTCTGATCCCAAGGTTTCCAAAACATCTTGACGAAGACATTCCATCCGTCAAAAAAGAACGGAATTACATCATACtactaatatataaaataaaatcttcactTGTATCACTTTTTCGTAATTTTGCAGATCCGATCCTCTTTCAGACATCCTCTCCCTCTCGCTTTCGGGATCTCTTCACATCCCCA ATGGATTGGCAAGGGCAGAAACTAGCGGAGCTATGGATGCAGGTACTGCTGATAGTTTTCGCTGTGGTGGCCTTCGCTACCGGTTATATCATGGGATCGTTTCGAACAATGATGCTAATTTACGCCGGTGGAGTGGTTTTCACCTCACTTGTTACTGTCCCTAATTGGCCTTTCTTCAATCGCCATCCTCTCAAGTGGTTGGACCCAAGCGAAGCCGAGAAGCACCCTAAGCCACAGCAGCAGGTTGTGGCTTCCAAGGACAAGAAGAAATCGTCCAAGAA TTGA
- the LOC7494772 gene encoding uncharacterized protein LOC7494772 isoform X1, translated as MSLIPRFPKHLDEDIPSVKKERNYIILLIYKIKSSLVSLFRNFADPILFQTSSPSRFRDLFTSPMDWQGQKLAELWMQVLLIVFAVVAFATGYIMGSFRTMMLIYAGGVVFTSLVTVPNWPFFNRHPLKWLDPSEAEKHPKPQQQVVASKDKKKSSKKLCNFSEKNHEAALSFDFRFWRTRVAMTNEDKLIDWLIIGHLSMQVWRWIFGPWI; from the exons ATGAGTCTGATCCCAAGGTTTCCAAAACATCTTGACGAAGACATTCCATCCGTCAAAAAAGAACGGAATTACATCATACtactaatatataaaataaaatcttcactTGTATCACTTTTTCGTAATTTTGCAGATCCGATCCTCTTTCAGACATCCTCTCCCTCTCGCTTTCGGGATCTCTTCACATCCCCA ATGGATTGGCAAGGGCAGAAACTAGCGGAGCTATGGATGCAGGTACTGCTGATAGTTTTCGCTGTGGTGGCCTTCGCTACCGGTTATATCATGGGATCGTTTCGAACAATGATGCTAATTTACGCCGGTGGAGTGGTTTTCACCTCACTTGTTACTGTCCCTAATTGGCCTTTCTTCAATCGCCATCCTCTCAAGTGGTTGGACCCAAGCGAAGCCGAGAAGCACCCTAAGCCACAGCAGCAGGTTGTGGCTTCCAAGGACAAGAAGAAATCGTCCAAGAA GCTATGTAATTTCTCTGAGAAGAATCATGAAGCTGCTCTTTCATTTGATTTCCGTTTCTG GAGGACGAGGGTAGCTATGACCAATGAAGATAAGCTGATTGATTGGCTGATAATCGGACACCTGTCAATGCAGGTATGGAGGTGGATATTTGGTCCTTGGATCTAG
- the LOC7494772 gene encoding signal peptidase complex subunit 1 isoform X7: MSLIPRFPKHLDEDIPSVKKERNYIILLIYKIKSSLVSLFRNFADPILFQTSSPSRFRDLFTSPMDWQGQKLAELWMQVLLIVFAVVAFATGYIMGSFRTMMLIYAGGVVFTSLVTVPNWPFFNRHPLKWLDPSEAEKHPKPQQQVVASKDKKKSSKK, from the exons ATGAGTCTGATCCCAAGGTTTCCAAAACATCTTGACGAAGACATTCCATCCGTCAAAAAAGAACGGAATTACATCATACtactaatatataaaataaaatcttcactTGTATCACTTTTTCGTAATTTTGCAGATCCGATCCTCTTTCAGACATCCTCTCCCTCTCGCTTTCGGGATCTCTTCACATCCCCA ATGGATTGGCAAGGGCAGAAACTAGCGGAGCTATGGATGCAGGTACTGCTGATAGTTTTCGCTGTGGTGGCCTTCGCTACCGGTTATATCATGGGATCGTTTCGAACAATGATGCTAATTTACGCCGGTGGAGTGGTTTTCACCTCACTTGTTACTGTCCCTAATTGGCCTTTCTTCAATCGCCATCCTCTCAAGTGGTTGGACCCAAGCGAAGCCGAGAAGCACCCTAAGCCACAGCAGCAGGTTGTGGCTTCCAAGGACAAGAAGAAATCGTCCAAGAAGTAg
- the LOC7494772 gene encoding signal peptidase complex subunit 1 isoform X3, which yields MSLIPRFPKHLDEDIPSVKKERNYIILLIYKIKSSLVSLFRNFADPILFQTSSPSRFRDLFTSPMDWQGQKLAELWMQVLLIVFAVVAFATGYIMGSFRTMMLIYAGGVVFTSLVTVPNWPFFNRHPLKWLDPSEAEKHPKPQQQVVASKDKKKSSKKLCNFSEKNHEAALSFDFRFC from the exons ATGAGTCTGATCCCAAGGTTTCCAAAACATCTTGACGAAGACATTCCATCCGTCAAAAAAGAACGGAATTACATCATACtactaatatataaaataaaatcttcactTGTATCACTTTTTCGTAATTTTGCAGATCCGATCCTCTTTCAGACATCCTCTCCCTCTCGCTTTCGGGATCTCTTCACATCCCCA ATGGATTGGCAAGGGCAGAAACTAGCGGAGCTATGGATGCAGGTACTGCTGATAGTTTTCGCTGTGGTGGCCTTCGCTACCGGTTATATCATGGGATCGTTTCGAACAATGATGCTAATTTACGCCGGTGGAGTGGTTTTCACCTCACTTGTTACTGTCCCTAATTGGCCTTTCTTCAATCGCCATCCTCTCAAGTGGTTGGACCCAAGCGAAGCCGAGAAGCACCCTAAGCCACAGCAGCAGGTTGTGGCTTCCAAGGACAAGAAGAAATCGTCCAAGAA GCTATGTAATTTCTCTGAGAAGAATCATGAAGCTGCTCTTTCATTTGATTTCCGTTTCTG TTGA
- the LOC7494772 gene encoding uncharacterized protein LOC7494772 isoform X2, with translation MSLIPRFPKHLDEDIPSVKKERNYIILLIYKIKSSLVSLFRNFADPILFQTSSPSRFRDLFTSPMDWQGQKLAELWMQVLLIVFAVVAFATGYIMGSFRTMMLIYAGGVVFTSLVTVPNWPFFNRHPLKWLDPSEAEKHPKPQQQVVASKDKKKSSKKRTRVAMTNEDKLIDWLIIGHLSMQVWRWIFGPWI, from the exons ATGAGTCTGATCCCAAGGTTTCCAAAACATCTTGACGAAGACATTCCATCCGTCAAAAAAGAACGGAATTACATCATACtactaatatataaaataaaatcttcactTGTATCACTTTTTCGTAATTTTGCAGATCCGATCCTCTTTCAGACATCCTCTCCCTCTCGCTTTCGGGATCTCTTCACATCCCCA ATGGATTGGCAAGGGCAGAAACTAGCGGAGCTATGGATGCAGGTACTGCTGATAGTTTTCGCTGTGGTGGCCTTCGCTACCGGTTATATCATGGGATCGTTTCGAACAATGATGCTAATTTACGCCGGTGGAGTGGTTTTCACCTCACTTGTTACTGTCCCTAATTGGCCTTTCTTCAATCGCCATCCTCTCAAGTGGTTGGACCCAAGCGAAGCCGAGAAGCACCCTAAGCCACAGCAGCAGGTTGTGGCTTCCAAGGACAAGAAGAAATCGTCCAAGAA GAGGACGAGGGTAGCTATGACCAATGAAGATAAGCTGATTGATTGGCTGATAATCGGACACCTGTCAATGCAGGTATGGAGGTGGATATTTGGTCCTTGGATCTAG
- the LOC7494772 gene encoding signal peptidase complex subunit 1 isoform X5, whose translation MSLIPRFPKHLDEDIPSVKKERNYIILLIYKIKSSLVSLFRNFADPILFQTSSPSRFRDLFTSPMDWQGQKLAELWMQVLLIVFAVVAFATGYIMGSFRTMMLIYAGGVVFTSLVTVPNWPFFNRHPLKWLDPSEAEKHPKPQQQVVASKDKKKSSKKMMSYAFCLVRQAM comes from the exons ATGAGTCTGATCCCAAGGTTTCCAAAACATCTTGACGAAGACATTCCATCCGTCAAAAAAGAACGGAATTACATCATACtactaatatataaaataaaatcttcactTGTATCACTTTTTCGTAATTTTGCAGATCCGATCCTCTTTCAGACATCCTCTCCCTCTCGCTTTCGGGATCTCTTCACATCCCCA ATGGATTGGCAAGGGCAGAAACTAGCGGAGCTATGGATGCAGGTACTGCTGATAGTTTTCGCTGTGGTGGCCTTCGCTACCGGTTATATCATGGGATCGTTTCGAACAATGATGCTAATTTACGCCGGTGGAGTGGTTTTCACCTCACTTGTTACTGTCCCTAATTGGCCTTTCTTCAATCGCCATCCTCTCAAGTGGTTGGACCCAAGCGAAGCCGAGAAGCACCCTAAGCCACAGCAGCAGGTTGTGGCTTCCAAGGACAAGAAGAAATCGTCCAAGAA GATGATGTCATATGCCTTCTGTCTGGTCCGGCAGGCTATGTAA
- the LOC7494772 gene encoding signal peptidase complex subunit 1 isoform X6, whose protein sequence is MSLIPRFPKHLDEDIPSVKKERNYIILLIYKIKSSLVSLFRNFADPILFQTSSPSRFRDLFTSPMDWQGQKLAELWMQVLLIVFAVVAFATGYIMGSFRTMMLIYAGGVVFTSLVTVPNWPFFNRHPLKWLDPSEAEKHPKPQQQVVASKDKKKSSKNSFVRRCFFAIGF, encoded by the exons ATGAGTCTGATCCCAAGGTTTCCAAAACATCTTGACGAAGACATTCCATCCGTCAAAAAAGAACGGAATTACATCATACtactaatatataaaataaaatcttcactTGTATCACTTTTTCGTAATTTTGCAGATCCGATCCTCTTTCAGACATCCTCTCCCTCTCGCTTTCGGGATCTCTTCACATCCCCA ATGGATTGGCAAGGGCAGAAACTAGCGGAGCTATGGATGCAGGTACTGCTGATAGTTTTCGCTGTGGTGGCCTTCGCTACCGGTTATATCATGGGATCGTTTCGAACAATGATGCTAATTTACGCCGGTGGAGTGGTTTTCACCTCACTTGTTACTGTCCCTAATTGGCCTTTCTTCAATCGCCATCCTCTCAAGTGGTTGGACCCAAGCGAAGCCGAGAAGCACCCTAAGCCACAGCAGCAGGTTGTGGCTTCCAAGGACAAGAAGAAATCGTCCAAGAA TTCCTTTGTGCGCAGATGTTTCTTTGCCATTGGATTCTGA